The Streptomyces hundungensis genome contains the following window.
TCGGCGGTGGTCTTGAGGCGGTCGATGGCATCGGTCGCCACCCCCACCGCGGTGTCGAAACCGAAGGTGCGGTCGGTGGCGGAGATGTCGTTGTCGATGGTCTTGGGCACGCCGACGACCGGCATCCCGGCCTCGGACAGCATCCGGGCCGCGGTGAGCGTGCCCTCGCCGCCGATCGGGATGAGCGCGTCGATGCCGTAGCGCTTCGCCAACTCGGCGCAGTTCTCGGAGGCTTCGCGCAGCCGGTCGCGCTCCAGGCGGGCCGAGCCGAGGATGGTGCCGCCGCGGGCCAGGATGCCGCTCACCGCGTTGAGGTCGAGCGGGCGGAAGTGGCCGTCGAGCAGGCCCTTGAACCCGTCCTCGAATCCGATGACTTCATCGCCGTGGCCGACCACGGCTCGGTGCACGACCGACCGGATCACGGCGTTCAGGCCGGGGCAGTCGCCGCCTGCGGTGAGAACTCCGATGCGCATCGTGCTGAATCTCCTGCTTCGCCGGTCCTGGGACGTCACGCCCGTATCCCCCATAACGTGAGCAATTCAGATTGTCCCACGCACCATGGGCCACTCGCCCATCCTGCTACTCCGAGCATCATGGAGGACGGGTCCTTGGACCCTGCCGCCGGGCCTTTCGTCCGGCGGGCGCCCTATCCATCCGCAGAGGTATTGTCAAGAGGGCAAGACCGCCCTATCAGGACATTTCCTGCGACGCAGAACAGGAGAGCACGCGTGACGCGCAGCGTGTACGTGACCGGGATCGACCGGGGAGACGGCCGCCAGGTCATCGAGCTGGGAGTCATGGAGCTCCTGACCCGCCAGGTGGACCGGGTGGGCGTCTTCCGCCCCCTGGTGCACGACGGCCCGGACCGCCTGTTCGACCTGCTCCGCGCCCGCTACCGGTTGGCGCAGGACGCGGCCACCGTGTACGGAATGGACTACCACGAGGCGTCCGCGCTCCAGGCGGAGAAGGGTACCGACGAACTCGTCTCGCTGCTCGTCGAGCGTTTCCACCAGGTGGCCCGCGACTACGAGGTGGTCCTGGTCCTCGGCACCGACTTCGCCGACACCCAGCTCCCCGACGAACTGGCGCTCAACGCCCGGCTCGCCAACGAGTTCGGCGCCTCGGTGATACCGGTGGTCGGCGGCAAGGGCCAGACCGCGGAGTCGGTACGGGCCGAGGCGCGCAACGCCCACCGGGCCTACGACGGGCTCGGCTGCGATGTGCTCGCGATGGTGGTGAACCGGGTCGCCCCCGCCGACCGGCAGGAGATCGAGGAGCGGATGCGGACCCGGCTCCCGGTGCCCTGCTACGTCCTGCCGGACGAGCCCGCGCTCTCGGCGCCCACGGTCGCCCAGATCACCGCGGCCCTGGGCGGCACGGTGCTGCTCGGTGACGACGCGGGGCTCGCGCGCGACGCCCTCGACTTCGTCTTCGGTGGCGCCATGCTGCCGAACTTCCTGAACGCCCTGACCCCGGGCTGTCTGGTCGTCACCCCCGGCGACCGCGCCGACCTGGTCGTCGGCTCGCTCGCCGCGCACAGCGCCGGCACCCCGCCGATCGCGGGGGTGCTGCTCACGCTCGACGAGCGGCCCGGCGAGGCGATCCTGACCCTGGCCGACCGGCTCGCGCCCGGCACCCCGGTGGTCGCGGTGGCCGGCCGGTCCTTCCCTACGGCGGCCGAACTCTTCGCCCTGGAAGGGAAGTTGAACGCGGCGACCCCCCGCAAGGCGGAGACCGCGCTCGGCCTCTTCGAGCGGCACGTGGACACCGCCGACCTGCTGCGCCGGGTCTCGGTGGCCCGCAGCGGCCGGGTCACCCCGATGATGTTCGAGCACGTACTCCTGGAGCAGGCCCGCGCCGACCGGCGCCGTGTCGTGCTGCCCGAGGGCACCGAGGACCGGGTGCTGCGCGCCGCCGACGTCCTGCTGCGCCGCGACGTGTGCGAGCTGACGCTGCTCGGCGACGTGGAGGCGATCCGCAAGAAGGCCGCCGACCTCGGCATCGACGTCACCCCCTGCCAGATCATCGACCCCCACACCTCCGAGCTGCGCCAGCGCTTCGCCGAGCGCTACGCCCAACTGCGCGCCCACAAGGGTGTCACCGTGGAGCTGGCGTACGACGTGGTCGCGGACGTCAACTACTTCGGCACGCTGATGGTCCAGGAGGGCCTGGCCGACGGCATGGTGTCGGGTTCGGTGCACTCCACGGCCGCCACCATCCGCCCCGCCTTCGAGATCATCAAGACGAAGCCGGAGGCTTCGATCGTCTCCTCGGTCTTCTTCATGTGCCTCGCCGACAAGGTGCTCGTGTACGGCGACTGCGCGGTCAACCCGGACCCCAACGCCGAGCAGCTCGCGGACATCGCGGTCCAGGCGG
Protein-coding sequences here:
- the pta gene encoding phosphate acetyltransferase, whose amino-acid sequence is MTRSVYVTGIDRGDGRQVIELGVMELLTRQVDRVGVFRPLVHDGPDRLFDLLRARYRLAQDAATVYGMDYHEASALQAEKGTDELVSLLVERFHQVARDYEVVLVLGTDFADTQLPDELALNARLANEFGASVIPVVGGKGQTAESVRAEARNAHRAYDGLGCDVLAMVVNRVAPADRQEIEERMRTRLPVPCYVLPDEPALSAPTVAQITAALGGTVLLGDDAGLARDALDFVFGGAMLPNFLNALTPGCLVVTPGDRADLVVGSLAAHSAGTPPIAGVLLTLDERPGEAILTLADRLAPGTPVVAVAGRSFPTAAELFALEGKLNAATPRKAETALGLFERHVDTADLLRRVSVARSGRVTPMMFEHVLLEQARADRRRVVLPEGTEDRVLRAADVLLRRDVCELTLLGDVEAIRKKAADLGIDVTPCQIIDPHTSELRQRFAERYAQLRAHKGVTVELAYDVVADVNYFGTLMVQEGLADGMVSGSVHSTAATIRPAFEIIKTKPEASIVSSVFFMCLADKVLVYGDCAVNPDPNAEQLADIAVQAAATARQFGVDPRIAMLSYSTGTSGSGADVDKVREATKLVREARPDLRIEGPIQYDAAVEPSVAATKLPESEVAGQATVLIFPDLNTGNNTYKAVQRSAGAVAVGPVLQGLRKPVNDLSRGALVQDIVNTVAITAIQAQAQQEASA